In the Caenorhabditis elegans chromosome X genome, one interval contains:
- the nlp-91 gene encoding Neuropeptide-Like Protein (Confirmed by transcript evidence) — MSFSFFIIVVVFAVPCASNILMPHSFFATRSESAMGNPTNYQAMNDGKNNEMIPTAFEGPKDDLESGNINNFETEHARNCFFTPVQCMLPMTDSHKDVQSLHGVYSPTATQVRRSVDTMLTSPWGYTDLIKRNGDNRFLQWLNRF; from the exons ATGTCGTTCTCTTTCTTTATCATCGTAGTTGTATTCGCCGTTCCATGTGCATCCAATATTCTCATGCCACATAGCTTTTTTGCTACGAGGTCCGAATCAGCAATGGGGAACCCTACGAACTATCAAGCAATGAATGacggaaaaaataatgaaatgatTCCAACCGCTTTTGAGGGGCCCAAAGACGATCTCGAAAGTGGAAacatcaataattttgaaac TGAACATGCTCGAAACTGTTTCTTCACGCCGGTCCAATGTATGCTGCCTATGACCGATTCTCACAAAGACGTTCAATCACTCCACGGTGTGTATTCTCCAACCGCTACCCAAGTTCGCCGGAGTGTTGACACTATGCTTACCTCTCCATGGGGATATACGGATCTTATCAAACGTAACGGCGACAACCGATTCCTCCAATGGCTCAACAGATTTTGA
- the K02A6.3 gene encoding F-box domain-containing protein (Confirmed by transcript evidence) — MEGPSGFKTMPIELLEDIFQRLPVKNKGRCSQVCRQWQRGFNSKLSWRKFTFQDGIFVRRKYTQHSGWQYHIDHWRLKNLITNTTSSWRTLNVEPVSNIFNLYEFFRVLANYSEYYEKFSSQDRPMAKIHTFNFKWHLHVDENETGGFIAGKDVGTGGQILHSLKTVLNYLHGLKSLSLVDLQLTHDEADDFLSTLLEKFYEKLTYLSLLNVTLYPKPLLQVGCFLKLRKLLVSPQMLSTDTLSAIACLEHLETLSIVQVTATPYSLFPPTSSATDSFVFQDEKSSQSTDICRNAWDMFVKQNMDRTRVWLILRGKPKMSLIIQPGAPIYGIKMENSAGQLTMELAEQIANYYGATLRHFIQCGLERMKRGKKMEERVDSALIEIVSRCPNLERLACRERMSYGTAVILSVYAERIGFGLWIRKNALLKRICWCRLDMEAQAIHFDWLKARCRSEELVIVTIQRNTNQMNPVLDDKSYKSLCL; from the exons ATGGAAGGCCCATCAGGTTTCAAGACAATGCCAATTGAACTGTTGGAGGACATATTCCAAAGGCTTCCCGTCAAAAATAAAGGAAGGTGCTCTCAA GTTTGTCGGCAATGGCAACGAGGcttcaattcaaaactttcatgGCGCAAATTCACCTTTCAAGACGGGATTTTTGTCCGTCGCAAGTATACACAACACTCCGGTTGGCAATATCATATTGATCATTGGCGATTGAA AAATCTCATCACAAACACTACAAGTTCTTGGAGAACCTTGAACGTTGAGCCAGTCAGCAATATCTTCAATCTCTACGAGTTTTTCCGCGTACTTGCAAATTACTCTGAATATTATGAAAA ATTCAGTTCTCAAGACCGACCaatggcaaaaattcacaCATTTAACTTCAAATGGCATCTTCACGTTGACGAAAATGAGACGGGAGGATTTATTGCTGGAAAAGACGTGGGAACTGGTGGACAAATTCTGCACAGTTTGAAAACTGTACTCAATTATCTCCATGGGCTCAAATCTTTGTCTTTAGTGGATCTTCAACTAACACATGACGAGGCCGATGATTTTTTGTCGACT CTTCTGGAAAAGTTCTATGAGAAGTTGACGTATTTGAGTCTCCTAAACGTGACGCTCTATCCAAAGCCATTACTTCAAGTTGGATGTTTTCTGAAGCTCAGAAAGCTGTTGGTGTCGCCGCAGATGTTGAGCACCGACACGCTTTCCGCCATCGCTTGCCTCGAGCATCTGGAGACCCTCTCCATTGTTCAGGTAACCGCTACTCCATACTCCCTTTTTCCTCCTACTTCATCAGCTACTGATTCCTTTGTGTTTCAGGACGAAAAAAGTAGCCAGTCGACGGATATTTGCCGGAATGCGTGGGACATGTTCGTCAAGCAGAACATGGATCGAACACGTGTCTGGCTTATCCTACGAG GAAAACCCAAAATGTCACTGATTATCCAACCAGGCGCCCCGATATACggaataaaaatggaaaacagtGCCGGACAGCTGACAATGGAGCTTGCAGAGCAG attgcaAACTACTACGGTGCCACACTTCGCCACTTCATTCAATGTGGATTAGAAAGAATGAAAAGAggaaagaaaatggaagaacGTGTTGACTCCGCGCTCATTGAAATTGTTAGCAG ATGCCCGAACTTGGAGCGGCTTGCCTGTCGTGAAAGAATGTCCTATGGAACAGCAGTGATTCTTTCGGTGTACGCAGAGAGAATTGGCTTTGGATTATGGATTAGAAAAAATGCGCTGTTGAAACGA atttgctgGTGCCGACTTGATATGGAAGCGCAGGCAATTCACTTTGACTGGCTAAAGGCAAGATGTCGTTCCGAAGAGCTTGTTATTGTAACAATTCAGCGTAACACGAATCAAATGAACCCTGTTCTAGATGACAAATCGTACAAATCACTGTGCTTGTAA
- the M60.4 gene encoding MARVEL domain-containing protein (Partially confirmed by transcript evidence): MGEISLNTHYLSTNRGIIKILQIIAGFIICSLLCSQWYGGRSCFGEGRLGFSSGLNFVCVIVNIVLFILNFLNIRAWGLERIYTVICTILFLIASILIVWFVIEVNSSRGWLIASAVLIIVQFFLFLWDLKILQGESPN; encoded by the exons ATGGGCGAGATTTCATTGAACACTCACTACCTCTCCACCAACCGTGGAATTATCAAGATCCTCCAAATTATTGCAGGATTCATCATCTGCTCCCTCCTCTGTAGTCAGTG GTACGGAGGACGTTCCTGCTTCGGCGAGGGTCGTCTCGGTTTTTCCTCTGGACTCAACTTTGTCTGCGTCATTGTCAACATCGTTCTCTTCATCCTGAACTTCCTCAACATCAGAGCCTGGGGACTG GAAAGAATCTACACCGTTATTTGCACTATCCTCTTCCTCATCGCATCCATCCTCATCGTCTGGTTCGTCATCGAGGTCAACTCGTCCCGTGGATGGCTCATTGCGAGTGCCGTGCTCATTATCGTCCAGTTCTTCTTGTTCTTGTGGGATCTCAAGATTCTCCAGGGAGAATCCCCAAATTAG